TTCCCCCTTCTGAAATAAAAAGCAAAAGGCTTGCAAGAAAAGCAAAGAAAGAAATAGAGCCATAAGGATCGAATTTTTCAGCTACTCCTTTGTTGTCAGGGACCACAATATGAGCCCATATGTAACCTATTATACCGATAGGTACGTTTATGTAAAATATAGAACGCCAGCCTAAGTATTTCAAAAGAAGTCCACCTAATGTAGGACCTATCGCGAGACCGATTGATATAGACATAGCGTTGATGCCAAGAGCTCTACCTCTTTCGTTTGGAGGAAACACAGATGTAATTATGGCGGAAGACATTGACATAAGCATGGCGGCTCCTACTGCTTGAAAAGCTCTCATAATTATCAACATATATATGTTTACAGAAAGACTTAAAATCGCAGAAGAAATTGAAAAAGTCAAAAGGCCGTACTGATACAATTTTTTGTAGCCTAACATGTCACCAAGTCTTCCAAAAGTCATCATTAAGCTACTTACAACTAAGAGATATGTCATGGAGACCCAGCTTACTGTTGTTATGTTAGTGTGAAAAATTTTTGTGAATTCTGGCATCGCTATGTTGACAACACTTCCATCAATTGGTCCCATAATACTGCCTATGACGACTGCAGAAAGAATTACCCATTTGCTGTAATGTTTTTGTGTCATTTATATCCCTCCGATATCATAGATTATACCACAAACTTTGGAAAAAGATAAATGTTGAAAAAAAAAGCATTGTACAATATAATTATAAAGGAATTTAAATAAAGAAACGGATGTGAACAAATGATAGATGCAAAAAGACTCATAATTGTAGCTTTCTTTACGATGGTTATAAATTTGATTGATACACTTTCTTATTCCATAAGACCTTCTGGTGTAAGAACTCGAAAGCTTGCTGTTGCTCTTTCGCTTTTTAACATTATGGCTGTGATATCAAGACTATCAAATATGATTCAAGCACCTTTTCTTGGCAGTATTGTAGATATGGCGATAAAAATGGACAAGGTTCATCTCCTTCAAAATGATATGAGAATTGTACTTTTTTCAGCTACATTAGGGGCATTGATAGGAGCACCCCTGATGCCCACTTTTGTATCGATTTTTACTGTTGCCATAAATGGAATGGAAGGAGCTGGAACAGTCCCTAAGCTTATTCTTAAGGGGTTTAGATGGAGTAATTTAAAAAAGATAAAGAAAAAGATTGTTCTGCCAAGGCTGTCTATGTTAAAAGGTGTCTGGAAGGCTAACATACCAAAAACTTTTTTGATATATAACGTTATTATTACTTCTATCTACACCACAGGTGTTATATCTTCACTTTACGCCGGAGCTATTATTCCTGAGTATAGAATTACAGCCAGTCAGCTTTCGGGTATTGTAAATGGATTTGCGACTGTATTGTTTACCGTTGTAGTTGACCCTGTGGCGGCTCTTATAACTGACCAGGCCTTAAGCGGTAAAAGGACCCAACATGATGTGGACAGTATGGTAGTGCTTCTTGTGTTTGGGAAAATTTTGGGTACGTTGCTGGCTCAGCTTATATTTATACCAGCTGCAGATTTGATACTGTTTGTTACAAAATTGATAGTTTAACAAAAAAATAAAAAAATTTGGTTAGTTGTATAATTAAATGCAACAGATAAAAAAATAGAAACCATAGTGAAAATCGTGTATGATATAGGTGTCAACTAAACATCATACAAGGAGGATTTTCACTATGGTTCATAATAATGATACCACAAAAAATCGTTCTTTTAAACACTTAAGTAGCTATGAACGAGGAGAGATCTATGCATTACTCAAAGAAGGAAGAAGTATTCGGTATATTGCTAAAAAACTTAATCGATCTCCAAGCACTATAAGCCGTGAAATTAAACGTGGAACTACTACACAACTTAGAAGTGATTTATCTTCTTATACAAGCTATTTTCCTGAAACCGGTCAAGCTATCTACGAAAAAAATCGTTCAAATTGCGGAGCTAAATTTAAAGTAGCTAGAGCAGAAGATTTCTTGAAATATGCTGAAAATAAAATATTAAATGAAAAATGGTCACCAGATGCAGTTGTAGGCTATTGTAAAAAAGACCCAAGCTGGAATAATAAAACCATTGTTTGTACTAAAACACTGTACAACTATATAGATAGAGGATTATTAAAAGTTAAAAACATTGATTTACCTTTAAAACTACGTTTAAAACCAAGGAAGAAACAAAATCGTAAAAATAAACGTATTATGGGTAAAAGTATTGATTTTAGGCCTAAAGAAGTTGAAAGCCGTGAAGTTTTTGGGCATTGGGAAATAGATACGTTAATTGGCAAGAAATCTAATGACAAGGTCCTTTTAACATTAATAGAGCGTAAGACTCGCCATGAAATAATATTCTTATTAGATGCAAAAGACAATAAATCTGTTAAAGATGCATTATCAAAATTAAAAGATATGTTTGGTGACAATTTAAACAAAGTATTTAAAACAATAACATCTGATAATGGTACAGAGTTTAGTGATTTAGAAAGTGCTCTTTTAGAATATGGCGTAGAAGTATATTATACACATCCATATTCATCTTGGGAAAGAGCTACAAATGAACGACATAACGGTCTTATACGACGTTTCATCCCTAAAGGTAAAAGTATTAAAGATTTATCTATAGATACGATAAAGAGAGTAGAAAACTGGCTTAATAACCTTCCACGAAAATTGTTAAATTACAAAACGCCTAAGGAATACTTTTATGAAGAGCTGGCAAAAATCTGTTAAGCCCATCCCTTATAAAGTTTAGAGCTCGTTCGTGATTTGTCAAGGGGCAGGCTTCGCCTGACTTTAACCCTTGACAAATCACGACCTTCGCTCAATTTGTTAACTAAGATGGGCTTAAGGTTATATATGATTTGTTCCAAATCCTATATCTACATGATTTTCATTAGGTGTTGCATTTAATATTGCAATTTATAAAATAAAAAAATTTTAATACACTTTTTAAGAAAATGGTGTATAATAAAAATTAAAATAAGATTTAATTGCGCTAAGCAATTTGCAGTTAAAGGAGATGGGGCCATTGTATTTCATTAGCCCAACGAAGGGAAAAATGGATATTGATAAAATGTTCGAAGACATCATGGAATTTGTTGAGGGAGACCGGCAATCTAATTACAAATTAATGGTGGGCACAGACTCTCAACCAGGTAAATCCGTATGTTTTGTTACTGCTGTAATCATATACCGAGAAGGAAAAGGTGCCAGGTACTATTATAGGAAATTTTATAATAAAAAGGTGTTGTCTTTAAGACAACGGATTTTTATGGAGGCTACTTACAGCATTGAAATAGCGAATCAGCTTTTTGAAAAGATCAATCAGACTGATAAAAAAGATATAAATATACAGATTCATTTAGATGTAGGGGAAAATGGTAAAACGAGAGATATTATAAAAGAAGTGGTTAACATGGTGTTAGGATGTGGATTTGAAGCACAAGTTAAGCCTGCATCTTATGGGGCTAGCAAAGTAGCAGATAAGCACACTAAAAGCATGGCTAATATTGGATAAGACCTCTTAAAAAGAAGAGGTCTTTTTTTATTTAGGCTCTTTGTCAATAGTTGGGGTGGGTATTTTTTCTGAATGCCCACCTATAAATCTTATCACGTTATATGGTAATATTTGTAATTATTAGTTACAATAAGAGATATAGCTAGAAGTATGGGTGGGTATTTATCTATGCCTTTTTATCAAAGTTCTATAATATCCTTGAATATCCTTCATCACTAAAAATAGTATTACATCAAGCATTGCAATATAATATCCTTTTCCTGAATCGATAAAAATTTCTGTAGCCATATGCAAGCCTTTTTAGTACTTTAATTTTATTGTTATAACCTTCTGTTACAGAATTAGTGTAAGGTATATCAAAGGCATTTGTTATTTCTTCAAACCAACGGTTAAATACTTGCACACATCTTTTAAATTCATCAATTTTGCTTTCTTTAGCTAACTGTATCCATCTTTTTAATTCTATTTTTGCCTCCTTTGAATTTTTGCATTTTAATACTTTATCATTAAATTCTTCTTTTAAAAGGTATGCTATTCTTAAGTCGTCACTGTACCAGAACATTACTTCCAATTCTTCTTTTTGTTCTGTTGTTAAAGTATCATATTTTGCAAGAAGTAGCTTACGGCTTCTTTTGAAATATTTTCTTTTATTGTCTGGTAGCTCTTTTTGTATTCTCTTTCTTACATTTTCTATCGCCCAATATATGTACCTTGTAAAATGAAATTTGTCTATTGCTATTTTTGCTCCTTTGAAATATGCTTTTACTGTATCTGAAAAAGGCCTCCACATGTCTATAATAACCCACTTTACTTCATTCCTGTCTTTAAATCTTTTAAAATATCTAATATTTTTCTTTCTTTTGGGTCTACAATAATGCAATGATATTTCCTGCCTCCAGAGTTCCCTTTGAATTCGTCTATACTGATAACTTCCGGTAATGTTTTATAATCAGGTTCTACTCCTATTGTGTCTAAAAGTCTCATCACAGTCGTAATTGATACTCCTGTAACTTCAGATATCTCTTTCATGCTTTGCTGTTTTTTTAGTTGTTGTAGTATGTAAATAGATAATCTGTTGGTCATTCTATGGTAACGTGGTAAATAGTCTATATGTTCATAGAATTTTTTGCCACAGTGTTTACAAACGTATCTCCTCTTTTTTAGTACTATCACTGTTGGTTTTCCAAATAGCGGTACATCTTTTATTCTTTGTACTCTATAATCATGAATCTTAGATGTTATTTCCCAGCACCTTGGACAAATATGTGGTTTCTGTTTCATCTTAATATGAAGCTCTATTCTGTTGTCATTTTCTACAACACCTTCCCAAATTGTATCTTCAGATTTTAAGAAATTTGTGATATAATTACCTTGCACTTATTCTGATGCCTCCTTTTGTTAGATTGTTTTAACCACTTCTATTATAGCAGGCATTCAGAATAAGTGCTCTCTTTTTTATAGATTTCTTTTTCCCCACCCCAACATTTATTATAGAACCTTTATTTAAAAATATTATTGAATAATATTTTTAAAAAGAATATAATGTTTTTAGAAAATAATTATTGTTAAAATATTTATGGGAGATGAGCTTATGAAATACGTTTTGATAGGCAATGGTATTGCTGCTCTTAGTGCTTGTGAAAATATACGGAAAAATGACAGAGGAGGTAAAATAACCATTATATCAAAAGAACCTTATCCAACTTATTACAGATTGAAATTATCACAACTTTTAGGTAAGGATTTGAATTTTAAGTCTTTGTTGGTCAAGGAAGAAAATTGGTACACAGATAATGATATAGAACTTATGCTGAACACAAGTGTTAAAAAAGTTGACACAAAAAATAAAAAATTGATACTCTCAAATGATGAAATAATAAGCTATGACAGGCTCATAATTGCGACAGGAAGTTCAAGTTTTATTCCTAATGTCTTGGGGAGAGAGAAAAAAGGAGTTTTTGCAATAAGAAGTCTTGAGGATGTAAAAGACTTAAACGAGTTTATCAAAGATAAGAAAAAAGGCGTTGTAATTGGTGGAGGACTTCTAGGACTGGAAGCTGCCTGGACATTAAGACAAAATGGCTATGAAATTACAGTGGTAGAATTTTTCCCAAGACTTTTGCCAAGACAAGCAGATGAAGAAGGATCAATAATTTTGAAAGATATTATAGAGTCAAATGGGATAAATCTCCTTCTTGGAGCTGAAGTAACAGAAATTGCAGGGCAAACTGTAAATGGAATAATATTAAAAGATGGAACAAAAATGGATGCGGATTTTGTAATTTTTTCTTCTGGTGTAAAGCCAAACATTGATATAGTAAAAGAAACTGAAATTAAGGTAAATAAAGGGATAATCGTAGATGAGTACATGAGAACAAATATAGAAGATGTTTATGCAGCAGGAGATGTTGCTGAGTTTAATGGCAAAATATATGGTTTATGGACAGTGGCAATGGCTCAAGGCAAGAATGCAGGTTTAAATGTTTCTGGCAATAAAACTCCCTATAAGGAAGTTACACCTTCAAGTACACTTAAAATAGCAGGTATTGACGTGTTTTCAGCAGGTGATATATCGGGCGAAGGAAATATATCAAAAGGATATAGGGGAAATAATGTATATTACAAACTATAGATGAGAAAAATTGATAACAAATATTACCATAAAATAGATGCACTACACCTATGCTAACTGTAGTTCTGCTAAAATTTCATCAATAGGTACTTTATTATTAGCTCGCTCATACAGCCATTGAACACGCTGCTTTTGTACTTCTTTGCGTACCATTTTTATTCCTTGCCCAAATTTGCAATATTCGTCGCCTGAAGTCGTACAATACAGGTATGTCAATGATATAAGCCATAATAATCTATCTATTGATTTTGTTGATCGTACTTGATATGTATTTAGTCCAAGATTATTCTTTGTCTGCCTAAAGAATATTTCTATAGGCCATCTTTGACTGTAGTAATTTAGAATAGTCTCGGTATCTAATTCAGTATCAGTACAGATAAATGCATGTAGAGCATTTTCATTTTTAAAAGCTTTCTCAGGCCAGCACAATACTACTACAGCATTATCTATGCCATTTAAG
The sequence above is a segment of the Thermoanaerobacter ethanolicus JW 200 genome. Coding sequences within it:
- a CDS encoding ribonuclease H-like YkuK family protein is translated as MYFISPTKGKMDIDKMFEDIMEFVEGDRQSNYKLMVGTDSQPGKSVCFVTAVIIYREGKGARYYYRKFYNKKVLSLRQRIFMEATYSIEIANQLFEKINQTDKKDINIQIHLDVGENGKTRDIIKEVVNMVLGCGFEAQVKPASYGASKVADKHTKSMANIG
- a CDS encoding lipid II flippase Amj family protein — protein: MIDAKRLIIVAFFTMVINLIDTLSYSIRPSGVRTRKLAVALSLFNIMAVISRLSNMIQAPFLGSIVDMAIKMDKVHLLQNDMRIVLFSATLGALIGAPLMPTFVSIFTVAINGMEGAGTVPKLILKGFRWSNLKKIKKKIVLPRLSMLKGVWKANIPKTFLIYNVIITSIYTTGVISSLYAGAIIPEYRITASQLSGIVNGFATVLFTVVVDPVAALITDQALSGKRTQHDVDSMVVLLVFGKILGTLLAQLIFIPAADLILFVTKLIV
- a CDS encoding IS30 family transposase, with product MVHNNDTTKNRSFKHLSSYERGEIYALLKEGRSIRYIAKKLNRSPSTISREIKRGTTTQLRSDLSSYTSYFPETGQAIYEKNRSNCGAKFKVARAEDFLKYAENKILNEKWSPDAVVGYCKKDPSWNNKTIVCTKTLYNYIDRGLLKVKNIDLPLKLRLKPRKKQNRKNKRIMGKSIDFRPKEVESREVFGHWEIDTLIGKKSNDKVLLTLIERKTRHEIIFLLDAKDNKSVKDALSKLKDMFGDNLNKVFKTITSDNGTEFSDLESALLEYGVEVYYTHPYSSWERATNERHNGLIRRFIPKGKSIKDLSIDTIKRVENWLNNLPRKLLNYKTPKEYFYEELAKIC
- a CDS encoding ISL3 family transposase; its protein translation is MQGNYITNFLKSEDTIWEGVVENDNRIELHIKMKQKPHICPRCWEITSKIHDYRVQRIKDVPLFGKPTVIVLKKRRYVCKHCGKKFYEHIDYLPRYHRMTNRLSIYILQQLKKQQSMKEISEVTGVSITTVMRLLDTIGVEPDYKTLPEVISIDEFKGNSGGRKYHCIIVDPKERKILDILKDLKTGMK
- a CDS encoding ISL3 family transposase, with the protein product MHYCRPKRKKNIRYFKRFKDRNEVKWVIIDMWRPFSDTVKAYFKGAKIAIDKFHFTRYIYWAIENVRKRIQKELPDNKRKYFKRSRKLLLAKYDTLTTEQKEELEVMFWYSDDLRIAYLLKEEFNDKVLKCKNSKEAKIELKRWIQLAKESKIDEFKRCVQVFNRWFEEITNAFDIPYTNSVTEGYNNKIKVLKRLAYGYRNFYRFRKRILYCNA
- a CDS encoding NAD(P)/FAD-dependent oxidoreductase, which codes for MKYVLIGNGIAALSACENIRKNDRGGKITIISKEPYPTYYRLKLSQLLGKDLNFKSLLVKEENWYTDNDIELMLNTSVKKVDTKNKKLILSNDEIISYDRLIIATGSSSFIPNVLGREKKGVFAIRSLEDVKDLNEFIKDKKKGVVIGGGLLGLEAAWTLRQNGYEITVVEFFPRLLPRQADEEGSIILKDIIESNGINLLLGAEVTEIAGQTVNGIILKDGTKMDADFVIFSSGVKPNIDIVKETEIKVNKGIIVDEYMRTNIEDVYAAGDVAEFNGKIYGLWTVAMAQGKNAGLNVSGNKTPYKEVTPSSTLKIAGIDVFSAGDISGEGNISKGYRGNNVYYKL